The genomic interval GCTCGTCCAGCCGCCGAAGCGGCACGATTGTCGTGCGGTCCAGATAGCGCCGCGGGAAGTAATGCAGTAGATCCCGGACGGTGCGCACGCCCACACGGGCCAGCGCTTCGGCCCGACGGGGTCCCACGCCGGCCAGGTAGCGCACCTCGGTGGACAGGATATTCAGATCGGCCACGATCCCGTCTTGCTTTTACACCGCTTAATTTAACGCTTGTAGCGCCTTTCCGCTTGACCACGTGGCGTATTCACACACTTCCGGCAACTTACGTAGCAGGCTCCCGTAGGCTTTGCTTATCCATTGACCAATATGACCAAAAAGAGACACCCCATGAGCAAACTTTATCTACTACTGGCCGCCTGGCTGCTGGTCGGCCTCCCGACCACCGCGCGTGCCGATCCGGCCCCGACGCCCAACGACACCACAGAGACGCCCTGCCAGACCTACATGGTCCTGATGGCCCTCAACGCACCGGATGCCCATCTGCAACGATGGGGACTTGAACAGGCCCTCGATCTGGCCCGATGGCGCCACGATACGGCGCCGACGACCCGGCTCTTCAACGCCGTGGTTCGCCTCTACGAGCAATCGGTAGGTGACCGCCGCGTTCTGGCCCTGGCCGCGCTGCTCAGCTTCGACGCCGACGAAGCCCGCGCCTACGTACACGGCCATGCCACCAAGTCGGAACAGCAGGAGGCCCGTGACCGCTGGTTGAAAGAACTCAACGGGCAATGAAAAATTCTGTCTACAAAAAGTACAACCTTTTGTGTAGCCACCTGCAGACCTTGAAAGATCCAGCTTGTGCGGTGGGTCTCCGGTATTTTTCTCACTAAACGGAGACGTATTATGTGGAAACGCTTATCTGGACCCGCGCTGATCTTCCTGATCGGCACCTTCACGCTAACTGCAACAACCGTGGCCCAGGACCGCTTTGCGGACAACGACCCGGACTGGTGGCACCGCGTGGCCATTCAGGCTGTGGCAACGTCGGCAGCGCCGACATGGAAGTTCAACGCATGGGCCTCGAGAACCTGATTTACCTTATGGTTTTCTATCGAGAACACCTACCTATGGACTACCTGCTGCCGGCGGTCATGACTGCCTATGACCAGGCCCCCAGCGAAGTTAACCGGACGCTGGCCTGTGCGGCTCTGATCAGCATCGGGACGCCCACGGCCATCGCCTACCTGCATGACAACGGTACGCGACGGCAGGAGCAGCTGGCCCGTGTCGAACTGATTCGCGTATTGCAGGACCAGCAAGCCCATGTCAATCGGTTCTGAATCCCGTAAACAATCGTTCCTGCAGGGGTATGGCATCGCCGTGCCCCTGTTTTTTTTGCTTGCACAACGGAAACTCTCGCTGCACAAGCGCTTTTCTGAAAAGCGTTCCCCGGCAACCACCATTCCCTACCACCATGATTCCGGTACTGCTGAGCATGCTGCTGCTTTTCGGTTTCGGCAAAGACGACATGCCCAGGGTGGGCGATCCGGCTCCCGACTTCGAGGCCCAGGCCACCGGTGGCAAGACGATTCGCCTGAGCGACCTGCGCGGCCACTGGGTGGTGCTTTACTTCTATCCCAAGTCGTTCACGCCGGGCTGCACGACGGAGGCCTGCACGTTGCGCGACGCCTACGACAAGATCCAGTCGCTGGGTGTCGTCATTCTGGGCGTGAGCCTCGACGATCTGGAAACCCAGGAGCGCTTCAAGGCCGAGTACAAGCTACCCTTCGACCTGATCAGCGACCACGACAAGAAGATCGCGAAGGCCTATGGCGTGCTGGGCATGGGCGGGCTGTACGCGAAGCGCGTCACGTTTCTGATCGATCCGGAAGGCCGCATTGCCCACATTTTCGAGAAGGTCGATCCGGCCCGCCACGATCGCGAGGTGTACGAAACGCTCAAGAAACTCCAGGAAACGGCCAAATCCTGAAACAACAGTCAGCTTAACAGAAAAAGGCCCTGCCGAGGGCCTTTTTCTGTTCTGGTGGGCCCGGCAGGATTCGAACCTGCGACCGTCGGATTATGAGTCCGCTGCTCTAACCGCTGAGCTACGGGCCCGACTTTCAGCGCAAAGCAACCGCATTGCCCGCCTTCAGGATCCCAAGAACCACCCCTTCTAATTTTTTAAGCACCGCATCTCGAGCTTCTTCAAAGATCTTATCTTTTCTCCGGATTTCCCTGGAACCCCTTTCATTCAACATAATTTTTTAAGACAAGCAGCCCACTTACCAAACTTATTTCACTAAATTAACCATCAACCTGACAGATTGAACCATGAGCGCGGTAGAACGCATCGATGAGATCGACGTCCGGATTCTGGAACTGCTCCAAGAGCA from Rhodothermus marinus carries:
- a CDS encoding peroxiredoxin; protein product: MIPVLLSMLLLFGFGKDDMPRVGDPAPDFEAQATGGKTIRLSDLRGHWVVLYFYPKSFTPGCTTEACTLRDAYDKIQSLGVVILGVSLDDLETQERFKAEYKLPFDLISDHDKKIAKAYGVLGMGGLYAKRVTFLIDPEGRIAHIFEKVDPARHDREVYETLKKLQETAKS